A window of Thermus oshimai DSM 12092 contains these coding sequences:
- a CDS encoding type ISP restriction/modification enzyme, whose amino-acid sequence MTSSQKPSSTPSTSTTCPSLQREREPGFWKPGALPPPAGSTSRRSSSAGWGKPWGQAFAYIYAVLSHPLYAKRLAKGLKMYLPRIPIPEDPALFEELARAGQELIRLHTEYETLDPWKEAPPKVREEANAPEDPYQRYRVEKMRLDKKGGTLRYNDWIRIEGIPQEAFLWRPGGYSPLEWMVRFWKVEEKVPRGKGEAIVWDPNRYLREREEPRYLLDLIGRAVRVSVETVKVHERIGGALEKLLPSPEP is encoded by the coding sequence TTGACTTCCTCTCAAAAGCCCAGCTCTACCCCCTCTACGTCTACGACCTGCCCGAGTCTCCAAAGGGAAAGGGAGCCAGGCTTTTGGAAGCCGGGAGCCCTACCCCCACCCGCAGGCTCAACCTCAAGGAGGAGTTCCTCCGCCGGCTGGGGGAAGCCTTGGGGTCAGGCCTTCGCCTACATCTACGCCGTCCTCAGCCACCCCCTCTACGCCAAACGCCTCGCCAAAGGCCTCAAGATGTACCTGCCCCGGATCCCCATTCCCGAAGATCCCGCCCTCTTCGAGGAGCTCGCCCGGGCCGGGCAGGAGCTCATCAGGCTCCACACGGAATACGAAACCCTGGACCCCTGGAAGGAAGCCCCCCCCAAGGTGCGCGAGGAGGCGAATGCCCCTGAGGATCCCTACCAGCGATACCGGGTGGAGAAGATGCGCCTCGACAAGAAAGGGGGGACCCTGAGGTACAACGACTGGATCCGCATAGAGGGCATCCCCCAGGAGGCCTTCCTCTGGCGGCCTGGGGGGTACTCCCCCCTGGAGTGGATGGTCCGCTTCTGGAAGGTGGAGGAGAAGGTCCCGAGGGGGAAGGGGGAGGCCATCGTGTGGGATCCCAACCGCTACCTCAGGGAGAGGGAAGAACCCAGGTATCTCCTTGACCTCATCGGGCGGGCGGTGCGGGTGAGCGTGGAGACCGTGAAGGTTCACGAGAGGATCGGGGGGGCCCTCGAAAAGCTCTTGCCCTCCCCTGAACCCTGA